One genomic window of Enoplosus armatus isolate fEnoArm2 chromosome 19, fEnoArm2.hap1, whole genome shotgun sequence includes the following:
- the emilin1a gene encoding EMILIN-1-A produces the protein METVFYLLLAFVLARVSWGLGYSESSIQTGQRAASRHRNWCAYVVTRTVSCVMEDGVETYIKPDYQRCTWGQCPRVAYRTYRRPRYKVAYKMVTEMEWKCCHGYSGEDCHDGPKGTTDTQVNGGRPRVTQTGYNTGGGQRGEGDTEKVRQLEETIRGLTKDLHNMQTTINGINQRLPGLNGAIVPADSAQPHMKETINSIQTKLDHLYNRTQVHDQTLLNINNHLVNGGGNELDGAARGGGGGPGGNQLNTLKEEILTELERRVSLSCSACQAGVEDLRRQQQEDRDRIQALEKLIGSMDQHLRQSLDISRSETVRSQACCNTVTELEKRLSDLEVSVTSTANKCDTIKGRLDKELAGTGGGKGRVTEDRLNGRLRDLEKRMNNTVRKVEQRCTNTGNNMKDNVQRDVTQLRNMVLSQLDDHSFKIGKIELDVAVLGDTVTDHSRRLSQVENITTFLDRRLTSTTKMCNETCGPNGSGRKTDDTVKTLEWRVVANQDEIQKFNTRLNDLSVSGDSLIDRVINLSDDVKKIKAVTGENGENFNRIVTEVETLGRDFEDCSICRSIEEDLRLLTNSTRSGLSRCQAELTDVRRKVDSGESVCSQVCSNLQEEVGRLREEVEECTGQCKININDLKNRLDGHGVHTGRLGGDLKSIQGELAGVMVTFNSINNTLKGLGRTVQTHGNTLTDLTNTKDTIISEVDNLQKELTDHVDDSKIRFGSLGKEIQIIRSNYVTEVGECRRSSDGLDRRLSKLEGVCGRFDSFSDSLERIKEGLNRHVSGLWSCVNGLNVTVTSQGDLIDNIQNVQLENVHSNIHRLNSSVVDLVKEFHSFIEQDFMGPPGLPGPRGERGERGPQGPVGPQGRMGLPGIEGKQGSAGPPGLRGEQGPAGSDALVPRLSFSAALTRPMRSAGTIVFNEVFVNENNVYNPKTGYFTAPVSGKYFFSGILTGHKNMKIEAVLSKSNTGVARVDSAGYQPEGLEKPMAEAKHIPGALAVFNIILPMEAGDTVCIDLVTGKLAYSSEPLTMFSGMLLYETI, from the exons ATGGAGACGGTATTTTACCTGCTGCTTGCCTTCGTGTTGGCCCGGGTTAGTTGGGGTCTTGGGTACTCGGAGTCCAGTATCCAGACGGGACAGAGAGCGGCCAGCAGACACAG GAACTGGTGTGCTTATGTGGTGACAAGAACTGTTAGCTGTGTGATGGAGGATGGGGTGGAGACGTACATCAAACCGGACTATCAACGCTGCACCTGGGGCCAGTGTCCTAGAGTTGC CTACCGGACATACAGGAGGCCAAGGTATAAGGTGGCTTACAAGATGGTGACAGAAATGGAGTGGaagtgttgccatggttactcGGGGGAAGACTGCCACGATGGACCAAAAGGAACCACCGACACTCAGGTCAACGGAGGGCGACCCCGTGTCACGCAGACGGGCTACAACACAGGCGgcggacagagaggagaag gTGACACTGAGAAGGTCCGACAGCTGGAAGAAACGATCCGTGGTCTGACCAAAGACCTCCACAACATGCAGACCACCATTAACGGCATAAACCAGAGGCT GCCTGGTCTGAATGGGGCCATTGTCCCTGCTGATTCAGCTCAGCCGCACATGAAGGAAACCATCAACAGCATCCAGACCAAGCTGGACCATCTCTACAACAGGACTCAG GTCCATGACCAGACCCTGCTCAACATCAACAACCACCTGGTGAACGGAGGGGGCAATGAACTGGACGGAGcggccagaggaggaggaggaggacctggGGGAAACCAGCTGAACACTCTGAAGGAGGAGATACTGACGGAGCTGGAGAGAAGGGTGTCTTTGTCCTGCTCGGCCTGCCAG GCCGGTGTGGAGGACCTGAGGCGGCAGCAGCAAGAGGACAGGGATCGGATCCAAGCCCTGGAGAAGCTGATCGGCTCCATGGACCAGCACCTGAGGCAGAGCCTGGACATCTCCCGCAGTGAGACCGTACGATCCCAGGCCTGCTGCAACACAGTTACCGAGCTGGAGAAAAGGTTGTCTGATCTAGAGGTCAGTGTCACCTCCACGGCTAACAAGTGCGACACTATTAAAGGGCGGCTGGATAAGGAGCTAGCTGGGACAGGTGGAGGAAAGGGAAGAGTGACAGAGGACAGGTTGAATGGCAGACTGAGAGACCTGGAGAAGAGGATGAATAACACGGTGAGGAAGGTGGAGCAGAGGTGCACCAACACCGGGAACAACATGAAGGACAACGTCCAGAGAGATGTCACACAGCTACGCAACATGGTCCTCAGTCAGCTCGATGACCACAGCTTCAAGATCGGCAAGATAGAGCTGGACGTGGCTGTTCTCGGAGATACAGTCACTGACCACAGTCGGCGTTTAAGTCAGGTGGAGAACATCACAACCTTCCTGGACAGAAGGCTAACATCGACTACAAAAATGTGCAATGAGACCTGCGGGCCTAACGGAAGCGGCCGTAAGACTGATGACACTGTGAAAACCTTAGAGTGGAGAGTTGTGGCCAACCAAGATGAGATCCAGAAGTTTAACACCAGGTTAAATGATTTGTCTGTGTCAGGGGACTCGCTGATTGACAGAGTGATCAACTTATCAGACGATGTCAAAAAGATAAAAGCTGTGACAGGGGAGAACGGCGAGAATTTCAACCGGATAGTCACAGAGGTTGAAACGTTGGGCCGTGATTTTGAGGACTGTTCTATTTGCAGGAGTATAGAAGAGGACTTGCGCTTGCTCACCAACTCCACCAGGAGCGGCCTCAGCAGGTGCCAGGCAGAACTAACAGATGTGCGGAGAAAGGTCGACTCAGGAGAATCCGTCTGCTCTCAGGTGTGCTCCAACCTTCAGGAGGAGGTAGGACGActcagagaggaagtggaggaatGTACTGGGCAGTGTAAAATCAACATAAATGATCTGAAGAACCGCCTGGACGGTCATGGTGTCCATACTGGGAGATTAGGAGGGGATCTGAAGTCCATCCAAGGAGAGCTTGCTGGGGTCATGGTCACATTTAACTCCATCAATAACACTCTGAAGGGCCTGGGAAGGACTGTACAGACGCATGGGAACACGCTGACGGATCTGACCAACACCAAGGACACCATTATCTCTGAG GTGGACAATTTGCAGAAGGAGCTGACAGATCATGTTGATGACTCGAAGATTCGATTCGGCAGTTTGGGCAAAGAGATCCAAATAATAAGGAGCAACTATGTGACGGAGGTGGGGGAGTGCCGGCGGTCCAGCGATGGCCTGGACCGAAGACTCTCCAAGCTGGAAGGAGTGTGCGGACGCTTCGACTCTTTTTCAGACAGCCTGGAGAGGATCAAGGAGGGCCTGAACCGGCATGTGTCTGGGCTGTGGAGCTGCGTTAATGGACTCAATGTCACGGTAACGTCTCAAGGAGATCTTATCGACAATATCCAGAACGTCCAGCTGGAGAACGTCCACTCCAACATACACAGACTGAACTCCTCAGTGGTGGATTTGGTCAAGGAGTTCCACAGCTTCATAGAGCAGGACTTCATGG GTCCACCTGGTCTACCAGGCCCCCGTGGAGAGAGAGGTGAGCGTGGACCTCAAGGTCCTGTAGGACCCCAAGGGAGGATGGGACTCCCGGGCATAGAGGGCAAACAGGGATCAGCTGGACCCCCAG GTCTCAGAGGCGAACAGG GTCCTGCAGGATCTGATGCCCTCGTGCCAcgcctttctttctctgctgcactgACTCGCCCGATGAGAAGCGCAGGAACCATAGTGTTCAACGAGGTCTTTGTCAATGAAAACAACGTCTATAATCCTAAAACAG GTTATTTCACAGCTCCGGTGAGCGGGAAGTACTTCTTCAGCGGCATCCTTACGGGCCATAAGAACATGAAGATCGAGGCCGTGTTGTCCAAGTCTAACACAGGCGTGGCCCGAGTGGACTCAGCTGGCTACCAGCCTGAAGGCCTGGAGAAGCCCATGGCAGAGGCCAAACACATCCCCGGAGCTTTGGCTGTCTTCAACATCATCCTGCCCATGGAGGCAGGGGACACAGTCTGTATCGACCTCGTCACTGGCAAACTGGCCTACTCCTCCGAACCCTTGACCATGTTCAGTGGGATGCTGCTGTACGAGACCATCTGA
- the ankef1a gene encoding ankyrin repeat and EF-hand domain containing 1a, translated as MSGRVAEGRLQVLQIYRLLQCVHKGDKVQIEKMMNLGVENLVNLTEPQDGTGVLHVAVSASNQDLVTFLLSQGAHPDIQDKKGHTAAMLAAELGNDAIVALLAQSHANLRLQDTEGKGVLFYCIYPTKRHTRCLQVALKCHADVNNVSAQGTHVFQLMCEKARECTPMCLIMLDGGADPNATNQKTGVTALMGAAKAGSLQLVKTILKKGGNPNALDRKRLTAVHYAAMGGFFEVIQVLSAYSADMGVINLDDCTALHYAAATGNANCCRFLAQRGCNPKLKNQEGLLPRQIAKDAGHKAAAKELKKAERQQGKGSKSSGVSLMSDLWVLTLHDWSHEYETELRQAFGNKSDTVTSEMFISLLEELKAPVELDQLHTVISAHDKGREGCVNINDFIKGVKYIKKPFLLSSYMPKKKKGEKGGKGGKKKGKFVLPMPICTLPPELMPRRPDGGPPHFMIETYYNCSDIRRFDRDHPPEHPIMNDSGWYIEKPDKVYVSINYCVKSGDLESLDLAFSQGVPVDVQDPFYKTPLMVACSSGNYEVAQYLLSQGADVNMCDQFFWTPLHHAAHAGQVELIELLVEAGASIDARALSGGTPLMRAIKSSRPSCVDFLIKAGASVNAENKKEQNCLDIARAFADSRIIDLIKDKMDSLPKPKETAKGKGSKAQNPKPAKEKGVAVEGVVRAETSTATAGKTPPQKDSKSVILQNTRITTGKTNTADITFVPKTVWGKPPTTSQLMSKIERRKELLSLEVDFDDFMMPFGQNIQTKTLQLAKTTD; from the exons ATGAGTGGCAGAGTAGCAGAGGGCCGCCTGCAGGTCCTGCAGATCTACCGGCTGCTGCAGTGCGTCCACAAAGGGGATAAAGTGCAAATAGAGAAGATGATGAACCTTGGGGTGGAAAACCTCGTCAATCTCACTGAGCCGCAAGACGGCACAGGGGTGCTCCACGTGGCAGTTTCAGCCAGCAATCAGG ACCTGGTCACCTTCCTTCTCTCCCAGGGAGCACACCCCGACATCCAGGACAAGAAGGGCCACACCGCCGCCATGTTAGCTGCTGAGCTGGGCAATGATGCCATAGTGGCACTGCTGGCCCAGAGCCATGCTAACCTGAGGCTCCAAGACACTGAGGGCAAAG GTGTGCTGTTCTACTGTATCTACCCCACCAAGCGCCACACCCGTTGCCTGCAGGTGGCACTGAAGTGCCACGCAGATGTCAACAATGTGTCGGCGCAGGGGACTCATGTCTTCCAGTTGATGTGTGAAAAAGCCCGGGAGTGCACCCCCATGTGTCTCATCATGCTGGATGGAGGGGCAGACCCCAATGCAACAAATCAG AAAACTGGCGTCACAGCGCTGATGGGGGCAGCCAAGGCAGGCTCCCTGCAGCTGGTTAAAACCATTCTCAAGAAAGGGGGAAACCCCAATGCCCTGGACCGGAAACGCCTCACAGCAGTACACTATGCTGCCATGGGTGGCTTTTTTGAG GTGATTCAGGTGCTGTCTGCATACTCGGCAGACATGGGTGTGATCAACCTAGACGACTGCACAGCTCTACACTACGCTGCTGCCACGGGCAATGCTAACTGCTGCAGGTTCCTGGCACAGAGAG GTTGTAACCCCAAACTGAAGAACCAGGAAGGTTTGCTCCCACGTCAGATTGCCAAAGACGCCGGTCACAAAGCAGCAGCCAAGGAGCTGAAGAAAGCCGAGAGGCAACAGGGAAAAGGCAGCAAATCCAGTGGTGTCAGCCTCATGTCAGATCTTTGGGTCCTGACCCTCCATGACTGGTCACACGAGTACGAGACTGAATTACGGCAAGCCTTTGGGAACAAATCAGACACAGTTACGTCCGAGATGTTTATATCATTGTTAGAAGAACTAAAAGCTCCAGTCGAACTAGACCAACTCCATACAGTTATCTCAGCCCATGACAAGGGAAGAGAGGGGTGTGTCAACATTAATGATTTCATTAAAGGCGTCAAGTACATCAAGAAAccattcctcctctcctcttatatgcctaaaaagaaaaagggagaaaagggagggaaaggaggtAAGAAGAAGGGTAAATTTGTGCTCCCCATGCCCATTTGCACCCTCCCGCCAGAGCTTATGCCCCGGCGACCAGACGGAGGCCCACCCCACTTCATGATTGAGACATACTACAACTGCTCAGACATCCGTCGATTTGACCGCGATCACCCGCCAGAACATCCCATAATGAATGACTCAGGATGGTACATAGAAAAGCCAGACAAGGTCTACGTCAGTATCAACTACTGTGTGAAGAGTGGAGACCTGGAGTCTCTGGACCTTGCTTTCAGTCAAGGGGTTCCTGTGGATGTTCAAGATCCGTTTTACAAGACTCCGCTGATGGTGGCCTGCTCCAGTGGCAACTACGAGGTGGCTCAGTACCTCCTCAGTCAGGG GGCTGATGTGAATATGTGTGACCAGTTCTTCTGGACGCCCCTCCACCATGCGGCTCACGCTGGCCAAGTGGAACTTATTGAACTTCTGGTGGAGGCCGGGGCCTCCATAGATGCCCGGGCACTGAGCGGAGGCACGCCCCTCATGAGGGCCATCAAGAGCTCTCGACCCTCCTGTGTGGACTTCCTCATCAAGGCCGGTGCCAGTGTTAATGCAGAGAACAAGAAAG AACAAAACTGCCTGGACATCGCCAGAGCTTTTGCAGACTCCAGGATAATTGACTTGATCAAAGACAAGATGGATTCTCTGCCTAAACCAAAGGAGACAGCAAAGGGAAAAGGGAGCAAGGCTCAAAACCCTAAACCTGCTAAAGAAAAG GGCGTTGCTGTGGAAGGTGTAGTGCGAGCAGAGACATCGACTGCAACAGCAGGAAAGACTCCTCCTCAGAAGGATTCAAAGAGCGTCATCTTGCAAAACACCAGGATCACTAcggggaaaacaaacactgcgGATATCACCTTTGTGCCAAAAACG GTTTGGGGGAAGCCGCCCACAACCAGCCAGCTGATGTCAAAGATAGAGAGACGGAAGGAGCTCTTGTCCCTTGAGGTGGACTTTGACGACTTCATGATGCCTTTCGGCCAGAACATCCAGACgaaaacactgcagctggcAAAGACGACAGACTAA